One segment of Perognathus longimembris pacificus isolate PPM17 chromosome 26, ASM2315922v1, whole genome shotgun sequence DNA contains the following:
- the Tsc22d2 gene encoding TSC22 domain family protein 2 isoform X3: protein MSKMPAKKKSCFQITSVTTAQAASSLAEDTESLDDPDESRTEDVSSEIFDVSRATDFGPEEACERSSSEETLNNVGEAETPGAVSPNLPPDGPAGRGAAPAPAPAPAAAPPPPAAAAAACSSRFRVIKLDHGSGEPYRRGRWTCVEYYERDADGSVLARSADCIRHAGAIEPAAERDSGLGATGGSVVVVLAAGPGARGPDSGADVAPLESAGAAPAPGSLPLPPAAYPPAAPPSSGPSDYRPPPQHVAGRPSPGPAPPAAAAASSLPGEAGAAGGGGFLPSGGLPAAAPGLPSTVPAAGPAPSVPGVPTASVTMPNAPAPPGRPSQPGGLAPAGRGASLAQAPGTHSAPTSLPQADLSQFQTQPLAGPADDARRKSEPLPQPPLSLLAENAPAADSPAQTMQLTPVNSLAGSVFGIAIPVDGDEDRNPSTAFYQAFHLNTFQESKSLWDRIFFRIQHRRRNVT, encoded by the exons ATGTCCAAGATGCCGGCCAAGAAGAAGAGCTGCTTCCAGATCACCAGCGTCACCACGGCGCAGGCGGCCTCCAGCCTGGCCGAGGACACCGAGAGCCTGGACGACCCGGACGAGTCTCGCACCGAGGACGTGTCCTCCGAGATCTTCGACGTGTCCCGCGCCACCGACTTCGGCCCCGAGGAGGCGTGCGAGCGCAGCTCGTCGGAGGAGACGCTCAACAACGTGGGCGAGGCGGAGACGCCGGGCGCCGTGTCCCCGAACCTGCCGCCCGACGGGCccgcggggcgcggcgcggcgccagccccggcccccgcccctgctgcggccccgccgccgcccgccgccgccgccgccgcctgcagCTCGCGCTTCCGCGTGATCAAGCTGGACCACGGCAGCGGGGAGCCCTACCGGCGCGGCCGCTGGACGTGCGTGGAGTACTACGAGCGGGACGCCGACGGCAGCGTGCTGGCCCGCTCCGCCGACTGCATCCGCCACGCCGGCGCCATCGAGCCGGCCGCCGAGCGCGACAGCGGCCTGGGCGCCACCGGGGGctcggtggtggtggtgctggccgcggggcccggcgcgCGCGGGCCCGACTCGGGCGCGGACGTCGCCCCGCTGGAATCCGCgggcgcggccccggcccccgggagCCTACCCCTGCCGCCGGCCGCCTACCCGCCGGCTGCGCCGCCCTCCTCCGGCCCGAGTGACTACCGGCCGCCGCCGCAGCACGTGGCGGGCCGGCCgtcgcccggccccgcgccgcccgccgccgccgccgcgtctTCCCTgcccggggaggccggggcggcggggggcggggggttccTGCCGTCCGGGGGGCTGCCCGCTGCGGCGCCCGGACTGCCCAGCACCGTGCCTGCAGCCGGACCCGCCCCGAGCGTGCCCGGCGTGCCCACCGCCTCCGTCACCATGCCAAAtgcccccgcgcccccgggccGGCCTTCACAGCCCGGCGGCCTCGCGCCAGCCGGCCGCGGCGCCAGCCTCGCCCAGGCGCCGGGCACTCACAGCGCGCCCACCAGTCTACCGCAGGCCGACCTTAGCCAGTTCCAGACTCAGCCCCTGGCCGGGCCCGCGGACGACGCTCGAAGAAAGTCCGAACCCCTACCTCAACCACCGCTCTCTCTCCTGGCTGAAAACGCGCCCGCGGCCGATTCCCCGGCCCAGACCATGCAGCTGACACCCGTGAACAGCCTGGCCGGCTCGGTGTTCGGCATCGCTATTCCGGTGGACGGCGATGAGGACAG GAATCCTTCAACTGCTTTCTACCAAGCGTTCCATTTGAACACGTTTCAGGAATCAAAGAGCCTCTGGGATAG